A genomic segment from Dietzia psychralcaliphila encodes:
- a CDS encoding NAD(P)-dependent alcohol dehydrogenase, with protein sequence MKAVVFEGFKTFPVLKDVDKPVPGPGEVLLKVAGSGACHSDVGLFHEFPGDPTGFLTPPFTLGHEVSGWIEELGPGVTGLNAGEAFLVYGPIGCGRCKPCSRGQDTYCQDVPSVGYLATGLGRDGGMAEYMTTNARNLIPLGDADPVAAAPLADAGLTPYHAIKRVLPDLTTPGATALCIGLGGLGLVGVQILRAMSGATVYATDTKPEAVAAAEKDGAIGIPSEAAAEKLQELTGGRGVTAVFDFVGAAPTLELAAASVAQQGSVTVVGLAGADFPWNVFRLPYEVNFSSTYWGTLEDLHEVVELYRAGKINPEVHVFPLDQALEVYQKLVDGKVSGRAVIAPHRDAG encoded by the coding sequence ATGAAGGCAGTCGTGTTTGAGGGTTTCAAGACCTTCCCAGTACTCAAGGACGTCGACAAGCCCGTCCCCGGCCCGGGCGAGGTCCTGCTCAAGGTGGCCGGCTCCGGCGCCTGTCATTCCGATGTGGGCCTGTTCCACGAGTTCCCCGGCGACCCCACCGGCTTCCTCACCCCGCCGTTCACCCTGGGCCACGAGGTCTCCGGATGGATCGAGGAACTGGGCCCTGGCGTCACCGGCCTGAACGCGGGCGAGGCGTTCCTGGTCTACGGACCGATCGGCTGCGGACGCTGCAAGCCGTGCTCGCGTGGGCAGGACACGTACTGCCAGGACGTGCCGTCGGTGGGGTATCTGGCCACCGGACTCGGTCGCGACGGCGGTATGGCCGAGTACATGACCACCAACGCGCGCAACCTCATCCCACTGGGTGACGCCGACCCCGTCGCCGCCGCTCCCCTGGCGGACGCCGGCCTCACCCCGTACCACGCCATCAAGCGGGTACTGCCCGACCTGACCACCCCGGGCGCGACCGCCCTGTGCATCGGCCTGGGCGGGCTCGGCCTGGTGGGGGTGCAGATCCTCCGGGCCATGAGCGGGGCCACCGTGTACGCCACCGACACCAAACCGGAGGCCGTCGCCGCCGCGGAGAAAGACGGAGCGATCGGCATCCCGAGCGAGGCTGCCGCCGAGAAGCTCCAGGAGCTGACCGGCGGCCGGGGCGTCACGGCGGTGTTCGACTTTGTCGGCGCGGCCCCGACCCTCGAGCTCGCCGCCGCCAGCGTGGCTCAGCAGGGCTCGGTGACCGTGGTGGGCCTGGCCGGCGCCGACTTCCCCTGGAACGTCTTCCGCCTGCCGTACGAGGTCAACTTCTCCTCCACCTACTGGGGAACCCTGGAGGATCTCCACGAGGTGGTGGAGCTGTACCGGGCCGGAAAGATCAACCCGGAGGTCCACGTGTTCCCGCTGGACCAGGCGCTGGAGGTCTACCAGAAGCTTGTCGACGGCAAGGTCAGCGGACGCGCGGTGATAGCCCCGCACCGCGACGCCGGATAG
- a CDS encoding organic hydroperoxide resistance protein has product MADPLYTVEALSTGGGRDGHVATEDGAVDLEMAPPTELGGSGEGNNPEQLFAAGYAACFHSALQSAARMKKIKIDGSSVGARVSLVASGEQSIDLTVDLEVVIPDLETEQANELATLAHELCPYSRATKGNIAVSVAVSDD; this is encoded by the coding sequence ATGGCAGATCCGCTGTACACCGTCGAAGCCCTGTCCACCGGCGGAGGCCGCGACGGACACGTCGCCACCGAGGACGGCGCGGTGGACTTGGAGATGGCTCCGCCCACCGAGCTCGGCGGGTCGGGGGAGGGCAACAACCCCGAGCAACTGTTCGCTGCTGGGTACGCCGCCTGCTTCCACTCCGCACTGCAGAGCGCCGCGCGGATGAAGAAGATCAAGATCGACGGTTCCTCGGTCGGCGCCCGGGTCTCGCTGGTGGCGTCGGGGGAGCAGAGCATCGACCTGACCGTGGACCTCGAAGTGGTGATCCCCGACCTGGAGACCGAGCAGGCCAACGAGCTGGCCACGCTCGCCCACGAGCTGTGCCCCTACTCCCGCGCCACCAAGGGCAACATCGCAGTCAGCGTCGCGGTCTCCGACGACTGA
- a CDS encoding cupin domain-containing protein, whose protein sequence is MALFACSPAEPATPPAAPEPVRAVDIASGQQGGPVDVEVDGGAEGVGVTFREITIEPGAGTGEHCHYGQLIAVVEQGELTHYADIHPGGVHVYSAGESIIEGAGYPHEGRNEGDEDVVLMVTYVIPEGKPLAETDLANCDH, encoded by the coding sequence ATGGCATTGTTCGCGTGCAGCCCCGCAGAGCCAGCGACGCCGCCCGCTGCACCGGAACCCGTCCGCGCCGTCGACATCGCCTCAGGTCAGCAGGGCGGGCCCGTCGACGTGGAGGTTGATGGCGGCGCAGAGGGCGTCGGGGTGACCTTCCGCGAGATCACCATCGAACCCGGTGCCGGCACCGGGGAACACTGCCACTACGGGCAGCTGATCGCCGTGGTGGAGCAGGGCGAACTCACGCACTACGCCGACATCCATCCCGGCGGCGTTCACGTCTACAGCGCCGGCGAGTCGATCATCGAGGGTGCGGGTTACCCGCACGAGGGGCGCAACGAGGGCGACGAGGACGTGGTGCTGATGGTCACCTACGTGATCCCCGAGGGGAAGCCGCTCGCCGAGACCGATCTGGCGAACTGCGACCACTGA
- a CDS encoding Ku protein, whose translation MRSIWKGEVSFGLVNVPVKVYSATEDHDLRARQVDKKDGVRIRYKKVRDDNGEEVEFSDIAKAYESEDGEMVILTKEDLASLPVEQSHEIEVTEFVPADQVDPVAFDNAYFLEPASRSNRAYVLMREALESTDRLAICTFTLRNRTRLCAMRVYKDVLMLQTLLWPDEIRPAILEGLDKEAKVRPQEVKMAASLIETMAADFEPEKYEDDYQNQLKELIEAKAAGGEAFTVEEREEASDDDGDDEVADLLAALRASVKDRGGDAKEESDDDDEDSGSTKKPAKKSTAKKAPAKKAAAKKPAAKKSAAKKTPAKKSPTKKTATKKSA comes from the coding sequence ATGCGATCCATCTGGAAGGGCGAGGTCTCCTTTGGTCTGGTGAACGTGCCGGTCAAGGTGTATTCGGCGACGGAGGACCATGACCTGCGCGCGCGGCAGGTCGACAAGAAGGACGGCGTGCGGATCCGCTACAAGAAGGTGCGGGACGACAACGGCGAGGAGGTCGAGTTCTCGGACATCGCCAAGGCGTACGAGTCCGAGGACGGCGAGATGGTCATCCTCACCAAGGAGGACCTGGCGAGCCTGCCAGTGGAGCAGTCCCACGAGATCGAGGTGACGGAGTTCGTCCCGGCCGACCAGGTGGATCCGGTGGCCTTTGACAACGCCTACTTCCTGGAGCCGGCGTCGCGCTCGAACCGGGCGTACGTGCTGATGCGGGAGGCGCTGGAGTCCACCGACCGGTTGGCGATCTGTACGTTCACGCTGCGCAACCGCACTCGGTTGTGTGCGATGAGGGTGTACAAGGACGTGCTGATGCTGCAGACGTTGTTGTGGCCGGATGAGATCCGCCCGGCGATCCTGGAGGGGCTGGACAAGGAGGCCAAGGTCCGGCCGCAGGAGGTCAAGATGGCGGCCTCGCTGATCGAGACCATGGCCGCGGACTTCGAGCCCGAGAAGTACGAGGACGATTACCAGAATCAGCTCAAGGAGCTCATCGAGGCCAAGGCTGCCGGCGGAGAGGCGTTCACCGTCGAGGAGCGCGAGGAAGCGAGCGACGACGACGGTGACGACGAGGTGGCCGACCTGTTGGCCGCGCTGCGCGCGAGTGTGAAGGACCGCGGGGGAGACGCGAAAGAAGAGTCCGACGACGACGACGAGGACTCCGGCTCCACGAAGAAGCCCGCCAAGAAGAGCACCGCGAAGAAGGCGCCCGCGAAAAAGGCTGCTGCCAAGAAGCCGGCGGCCAAGAAGAGCGCAGCCAAGAAGACCCCGGCAAAGAAGTCACCCACCAAGAAGACGGCCACCAAGAAGTCCGCCTGA
- a CDS encoding sulfite exporter TauE/SafE family protein, whose translation MPVDVGPLLLIVAAASVILGTVLQRVSGMGVGLVVAPTLALLLGPVAGVLLTNLTTTVSAVLIGITLRRDIDWHRYVRLAPLIVVGSVPGALLVGAADRSWLEVIIGAALIGTLLMTALVRIPAVSGAVPAAMAGTAGGFLNTAVGVAAPAMLVYAQATNWQQRSFAATLQPIFFTMGLTSVITKVGLGAAPISGLPPLSVIGLVVAMVPIGILLGGLVARRVTAEAGRKVAVVVVTAGALLLLGRGVGSVAGVF comes from the coding sequence ATGCCCGTCGACGTAGGCCCCCTCCTCCTGATCGTCGCGGCGGCGTCCGTCATCCTGGGCACGGTCCTGCAGCGGGTCAGCGGGATGGGGGTCGGGCTGGTGGTGGCACCGACCCTCGCGCTGCTCCTCGGCCCCGTCGCCGGGGTGCTGCTGACCAACCTCACCACCACCGTCTCCGCCGTCCTCATCGGGATCACGCTCCGGCGCGACATCGACTGGCACCGGTACGTCCGCCTCGCGCCCCTGATCGTCGTGGGGTCCGTGCCCGGTGCGCTCCTGGTGGGCGCTGCCGACCGCAGCTGGCTCGAGGTGATCATCGGGGCCGCCCTGATCGGCACGCTGCTGATGACAGCCCTCGTACGCATCCCGGCGGTCAGCGGTGCGGTGCCGGCCGCGATGGCCGGCACCGCCGGAGGATTCCTCAACACCGCCGTGGGAGTGGCCGCTCCCGCGATGCTGGTCTACGCGCAGGCGACCAACTGGCAGCAGCGCTCCTTTGCCGCGACCCTGCAACCAATCTTCTTCACCATGGGTCTGACCTCGGTCATCACGAAGGTCGGCCTGGGGGCAGCGCCGATCTCCGGGCTGCCGCCGCTGAGCGTGATCGGGCTGGTCGTGGCGATGGTGCCGATCGGCATCCTGCTGGGTGGACTCGTGGCCCGGCGGGTCACCGCGGAGGCGGGTCGCAAGGTCGCCGTGGTGGTGGTGACCGCCGGCGCTCTGCTGCTCCTGGGGCGCGGGGTCGGGAGCGTGGCGGGGGTGTTCTAG
- a CDS encoding NADP-dependent oxidoreductase, which yields MSVSAGPVRAVGVTTYGGPDALQVVDVPAQELGPTDVRVRVTAATINPTDTYTRNGSRSKTGTPRGAADVPGMDIAGTLVEIGDDAETSLAVGDRVIGIVVPRDEHGAYREDIVLPAQSIAASPRDADDVAASTLPMNGLTARRALDLLDLQPGQTLAVTGAAGSTGGYVVQLAKHAGLTVVADASEADEELVRSLGADRIVRRGDGVADRILELYPDGVDGLFDGAVQDAAVLPAVKTGGGVATVRWYQGDGSRDLTVHAVSVADMAEEQGKLDELRQLAEDGVVTLRVADSYSPDDAGRAHERLEAGGTRGRLVIDFTR from the coding sequence ATGAGCGTCTCAGCTGGCCCCGTCCGCGCCGTCGGAGTGACGACCTACGGAGGCCCGGACGCTCTGCAGGTCGTTGACGTCCCGGCCCAGGAACTCGGGCCGACCGACGTTCGCGTGCGCGTCACGGCCGCGACAATCAACCCCACCGACACCTACACGCGCAACGGTTCCCGCTCGAAGACCGGAACCCCACGCGGAGCTGCAGATGTCCCGGGCATGGACATCGCGGGCACCCTCGTCGAAATCGGCGACGACGCAGAGACCTCCCTGGCGGTCGGCGACCGGGTGATTGGGATCGTGGTACCCCGCGACGAGCACGGTGCGTATCGCGAGGACATCGTCCTGCCTGCACAGTCGATCGCCGCCTCACCCCGCGACGCCGACGACGTCGCCGCGTCGACGCTTCCGATGAACGGCCTCACCGCTCGGCGCGCTCTCGACCTCCTCGACCTCCAGCCCGGACAGACACTCGCGGTCACCGGAGCTGCCGGATCGACCGGCGGCTACGTCGTGCAGCTGGCCAAGCACGCCGGCCTCACCGTTGTTGCCGATGCGTCCGAGGCGGACGAAGAGCTTGTCCGGTCGCTCGGCGCCGACAGAATAGTCAGGCGAGGAGACGGCGTCGCCGACCGCATTCTCGAGCTCTACCCCGACGGCGTCGATGGCCTCTTCGACGGAGCCGTGCAGGACGCGGCCGTACTCCCCGCGGTCAAGACCGGCGGGGGCGTCGCGACGGTGCGGTGGTACCAGGGCGACGGCAGCCGCGACCTGACGGTTCATGCCGTGAGCGTGGCGGATATGGCCGAGGAGCAGGGCAAGCTCGATGAGCTGCGGCAGTTGGCGGAAGACGGCGTGGTCACCCTCCGTGTTGCGGACAGCTACTCGCCTGATGACGCGGGGCGAGCCCACGAGCGTCTCGAAGCCGGCGGAACGCGCGGACGGCTGGTCATCGACTTCACGAGGTGA
- a CDS encoding ATP-dependent DNA ligase: protein MASKGAKESVEVDGRTVRFTHPDKVLYDATGTTKADVLEYYLAVAPHLMAYAGQRPVTRKRWPDGTEDKSFFEKNLPSHAPDWVSRVAIEHSSRTVTYPVLDSPATLAWFAQQAALELHVPQWTLSDGEPGRTRRIVIDLDPGEDVDLDTTAKVALRVRDFLSEAGLDAFAVTSGSKGIHLYARLDKAVSSKGASAVAKQIAQSLAKQTPDLVTATMKRSIRDGKVFVDWSQNSGAKTTVAPYSLRGRAEPWVAAPRSWEELADGGLKHLHWDEMLKRLESEGDLLEGLEGPTKRGGASKKDAAKKTPARKSSASREKKSGSSKKSSSSSDDGDPERGGSDSDSADSRGSGSGSADPGGDDSIRAAVKEGCDAGPTDPDAVVTSLDEYRRKRDRRKTPEPFDGEVDTDREDGDGPIFVIQEHHARRLHFDLRLEHHGVLASWAVPKNLPTEPKDRRLAVNTEDHPLGYETFEGTIPKGEYGAGHMTIWDQGTYECEKWREDEIIVWLNGEQVSGRYVLVRTSAEKNQWIVQYMKDQSPDSFYGGRDNPKSSYPDDDKRARGSDKTSDFGSDTSDMADLPDAPPLPMIPTSGSVTSLPGDKWAFEGKWDGYRVTVATDGRQSRLMSRNGNPMDWLADGFPGLAQAIRKPAVLDAELVVPGPDGVPEFSALAKQAAAEGDDSSIGPVHLFVFDVLGLDGVDLRRERWDRRREVLDLLTPALEKVERVHVPGVLDGPGDRALDEAEEFGWEGIVAKRRDSHYQSGRRAKTWLKEKLLTTTEAVIGGWRPGKGGRSGSLGSLLLGLPAQTGLTYIGRVGTGFSDRQGKALLEELEPLRRRSSPFLEDLPSDARRDAIWVLPKLVVEVRHQGFTEDGVLRQSSWRDIRRDKLPGDL from the coding sequence ATGGCGAGCAAGGGCGCAAAGGAATCCGTCGAGGTCGACGGGCGGACCGTGCGGTTCACCCACCCCGACAAAGTGCTCTACGACGCGACCGGCACCACCAAGGCCGATGTGCTGGAGTACTACCTGGCCGTGGCGCCGCACCTGATGGCGTACGCCGGCCAGCGTCCCGTGACGCGCAAGCGCTGGCCCGACGGCACCGAGGACAAGTCGTTCTTCGAGAAGAACCTGCCCTCCCACGCGCCCGACTGGGTGTCGCGGGTGGCGATCGAGCACTCCTCGCGCACCGTCACCTACCCGGTGCTCGACTCCCCCGCCACGCTGGCGTGGTTCGCCCAGCAGGCCGCGCTCGAGCTGCACGTGCCGCAGTGGACACTGTCCGACGGCGAGCCGGGGCGGACGCGGCGGATCGTCATTGACCTTGACCCCGGTGAGGACGTGGACCTGGATACGACGGCGAAGGTTGCACTGCGCGTCCGAGATTTCCTCTCCGAGGCGGGACTGGACGCCTTTGCCGTGACCAGCGGATCCAAGGGCATCCACCTCTACGCCCGCCTGGACAAGGCCGTCTCCTCCAAGGGTGCCTCCGCGGTGGCCAAGCAGATCGCCCAGTCGCTGGCCAAGCAGACCCCGGACCTGGTCACCGCCACCATGAAGCGCTCTATCCGTGACGGCAAGGTGTTCGTGGACTGGAGCCAGAACAGTGGCGCCAAGACCACCGTGGCGCCCTACTCACTTCGTGGCCGCGCCGAGCCGTGGGTCGCGGCCCCTCGGTCGTGGGAGGAACTCGCCGACGGCGGGCTCAAGCACCTGCACTGGGACGAGATGCTCAAGCGACTGGAGTCCGAGGGCGACCTGCTCGAGGGGCTGGAGGGACCCACGAAGAGGGGCGGCGCGTCAAAGAAGGATGCCGCCAAGAAGACTCCCGCCAGGAAGTCATCGGCATCGCGGGAGAAGAAGTCGGGGAGCAGCAAGAAGAGCTCGTCGTCGTCGGATGACGGGGACCCCGAGCGCGGCGGTTCAGATTCCGACAGCGCCGATTCCCGCGGTTCTGGTTCTGGTAGTGCCGATCCCGGCGGCGATGACTCGATCCGCGCCGCGGTCAAGGAGGGTTGCGACGCCGGCCCCACTGACCCCGACGCCGTGGTGACCAGCCTCGACGAGTACCGCCGCAAGCGGGATCGTCGCAAGACCCCGGAGCCGTTCGACGGCGAGGTCGACACCGATCGCGAGGACGGCGATGGCCCGATCTTCGTGATCCAGGAACACCACGCCCGCCGCCTGCACTTTGACCTGCGGCTCGAGCACCACGGCGTGCTGGCCTCGTGGGCGGTGCCCAAGAACCTGCCGACCGAGCCCAAGGACCGGCGCCTGGCCGTCAACACCGAGGACCATCCGCTGGGCTACGAGACGTTCGAGGGCACCATCCCCAAGGGCGAATACGGCGCCGGCCACATGACCATCTGGGACCAGGGCACATACGAGTGTGAGAAGTGGCGCGAGGACGAGATCATCGTGTGGCTCAACGGCGAGCAGGTCTCGGGCCGGTACGTCCTGGTGCGCACGAGCGCCGAGAAGAACCAGTGGATCGTGCAGTACATGAAGGACCAGTCGCCGGACTCCTTCTACGGTGGACGCGACAACCCGAAGTCGTCCTATCCCGACGACGACAAGCGAGCCCGCGGCTCCGACAAGACTTCTGATTTTGGTTCAGATACTTCGGACATGGCCGACCTCCCCGATGCTCCCCCACTGCCGATGATCCCCACCTCGGGGTCGGTGACATCCCTGCCCGGGGACAAGTGGGCGTTCGAGGGCAAGTGGGACGGCTACCGCGTGACCGTGGCGACCGATGGCCGGCAGAGCCGGTTGATGAGCCGCAACGGCAACCCGATGGACTGGCTGGCCGACGGCTTCCCCGGGTTGGCGCAGGCGATCAGGAAGCCGGCGGTGCTCGACGCCGAACTGGTGGTGCCGGGCCCGGACGGTGTGCCCGAGTTCTCCGCTTTGGCCAAGCAGGCCGCCGCGGAAGGAGACGACTCATCTATCGGCCCGGTGCACCTGTTCGTCTTTGACGTGCTGGGACTCGACGGCGTGGACCTGCGCCGGGAGCGGTGGGATCGGCGTCGCGAGGTGCTGGACCTGTTGACGCCGGCACTCGAGAAGGTCGAGCGGGTGCACGTGCCGGGGGTTCTCGACGGCCCCGGCGACCGCGCACTGGACGAGGCAGAGGAGTTCGGCTGGGAGGGCATCGTGGCCAAGCGCCGGGACTCGCACTACCAGTCGGGCAGGCGGGCCAAGACGTGGCTCAAGGAGAAGCTGCTCACCACCACCGAGGCCGTCATCGGCGGCTGGCGACCGGGCAAGGGCGGACGCTCCGGTTCACTGGGCTCACTGCTGCTCGGACTGCCCGCACAGACCGGGCTCACCTACATCGGCCGCGTGGGCACCGGCTTCTCCGACCGACAGGGCAAAGCTCTGCTCGAAGAGCTCGAACCGCTGCGCCGCCGCTCGAGTCCGTTTCTCGAGGACCTGCCGTCCGATGCCCGCCGTGACGCCATCTGGGTGCTGCCCAAGCTCGTGGTGGAGGTCCGCCACCAGGGGTTCACCGAGGATGGCGTGCTCCGGCAGTCGTCGTGGCGGGACATCCGGCGGGACAAGCTGCCGGGGGATCTATAG